Proteins encoded by one window of Ostrinia nubilalis chromosome 23, ilOstNubi1.1, whole genome shotgun sequence:
- the LOC135083259 gene encoding adenine phosphoribosyltransferase, with amino-acid sequence MDSEYEKKIAELKSKIKSFPDFPKKGILFWDIFSAISDGQTAKLLQNLLVQTVKAKFPQVEAIIGLESRGFLFSFALAAELGVGCIPVRKKGKLPGDVASYKYDLEYGSDILEIQKNTIQPGLNCLIVDDLIATGGSLAASIHLLKTCGANVIGCLTVIELESLNGRKNIPDGILVHSLIKYD; translated from the exons ATGGATTCAgaatatgaaaagaaaatagctgagcttaaaagtaaaataaagagTTTTCCTGACTTTCCTAAAAAAGGAATATTATTTTG GGACATATTCTCAGCAATCTCAGACGGCCAAACCGCCAAACTGCTCCAGAACTTACTCGTACAAACCGTCAAAGCGAAATTCCCACAAGTGGAAGCCATCATCGGTCTGGAGTCCCGAGGCTTCCTGTTCTCATTTGCCCTGGCAGCAGAGCTGGGAGTAGGCTGCATACCGGTCAGGAAGAAAGGAAAGCTTCCTGGAGATGTTGCTTCGTATAAATATGATTTGGAATATGGATCG GATATATTAGAAATCCAGAAGAACACAATCCAACCCGGACTCAACTGCCTCATCGTAGACGATTTGATAGCCACTGGTGGCTCTCTGGCTGCTTCCATACATTTGCTCAAAACCTGTGGTGCCAACGTGATCGGCTGTTTGACAGTCATCGAACTGGAATCTTTGAACGGACGCAAGAACATTCCAGACGGTATACTGGTACATTCCTTGATTAAGTATGATTAG
- the LOC135083427 gene encoding uncharacterized protein LOC135083427: protein MWSYLGLLTLVALAQSHDVIVGNSTEGRKIFDEVRHASPTIWRQTESLTINTTDAEVISRVAITDLRPNKDGDAKILEGGEGQKNVTIELKSPTVLRGYDFQIEVYSVPENQVRKQRNPEDPSEDLPLTPFEDSKKVESTTGQNSGSTEASTTENVDDKLKTSDPIVSSETAEGSEPTSITPSNNQEVTESTKNDDSSRFTRGAVNENSTSEQNTPAKDLPSSTTPRQDKISYTTGPHWEVPRLNINLPTPASNDQEEKRNARDVNESDDDKKVSTTAKSLTPNSANVDLSKTLPAVNVPLPYANQGTSTAVPTTEKSQNKRETEDKSTTTEQQDVKNVPRVLGEQNSTILEQKPVISIQ from the coding sequence ATGTGGAGCTACTTGGGATTACTAACTTTGGTGGCGTTGGCCCAAAGCCACGACGTCATAGTTGGGAATAGCACAGAGGGCCGAAAAATCTTCGACGAAGTCCGCCATGCCAGCCCCACGATTTGGCGGCAAACGGAATCGCTAACAATCAACACGACTGATGCCGAAGTCATCAGCCGAGTGGCCATAACCGACCTCAGGCCAAACAAGGACGGGGATGCGAAAATCCTTGAAGGAGGAGAGGGACAGAAGAACGTCACAATCGAGCTCAAAAGTCCTACCGTACTCAGAGGGTATGACTTCCAAATCGAAGTTTACTCCGTTCCCGAAAACCAAGTGAGGAAGCAAAGAAATCCTGAAGATCCTAGTGAGGATTTACCACTTACGCCGTTTGAAGATTCGAAGAAAGTTGAGTCTACAACTGGTCAGAACTCCGGATCAACCGAAGCTTCAACCACTGAAAACGTTGATGATAAACTAAAAACCAGTGACCCTATCGTTTCCAGTGAAACTGCAGAAGGATCTGAGCCAACATCTATCACTCCTAGCAACAATCAAGAAGTAACAGAATCAACCAAAAACGACGACAGCTCCAGATTTACTCGTGGTGCGGTGAATGAAAACAGTACAAGTGAACAAAACACACCTGCAAAGGACCTGCCATCATCCACAACTCCAAGGCAGGACAAAATCAGCTACACGACAGGCCCCCATTGGGAAGTGCCAAGGCTAAATATCAACCTGCCAACACCAGCAAGCAATGACCAGGAGGAAAAAAGAAACGCACGCGATGTAAACGAAAGTGATGACGACAAAAAGGTTTCAACAACTGCAAAATCTCTGACACCCAACTCTGCTAATGTCGACCTATCGAAGACTCTCCCGGCAGTAAATGTACCTTTACCTTATGCCAACCAAGGAACATCAACAGCAGTACCTACAACAGAAAAGTCACAAAACAAGAGAGAAACAGAAGATAAATCTACAACAACAGAACAGCAAGATGTTAAAAATGTACCCCGTGTGTTGGGAGAACAAAATTCCACGATTCTTGAGCAGAAACCTGTGATATCTATTCAATAA